In a genomic window of Microcoleus sp. AS-A8:
- a CDS encoding aldo/keto reductase — MKTRKLGSQGLIVSELGLGCMGMSEFYSGGDETESIATLHRALELGVTLLDTADMYGPHTNEQLIGQAIKDCRDRVIVATKFGILRGEDKSFRGVNGSPDYVHQACDASLQRLGTDYIDLYYQHRVDPNVPIEETVGAMAELVQQGKVRYIGLSEAAPATIRRAHQVHPITALQTEYSLWSRDPEDEILATIRELGIGFVAYSPLGRGFLSGQIMSLDDLAADDYRRYSPRFQGENFNKNLQLVQAVQEIATEKGVTPGQLAITWLLAQGNDIVPIPGTKRRTYLEENVAAVEITLTQAELQRIDEVAPKSIAAGDRYPDMSSVNR, encoded by the coding sequence ATGAAAACACGCAAACTCGGAAGCCAAGGACTCATTGTTTCGGAACTGGGACTTGGATGTATGGGAATGTCGGAGTTCTACAGTGGCGGGGATGAAACCGAATCTATTGCCACGCTTCACCGCGCATTAGAGCTGGGAGTAACCCTGCTCGATACAGCAGATATGTATGGCCCGCATACGAATGAGCAGCTAATTGGGCAAGCTATTAAAGACTGTCGCGATCGGGTGATTGTCGCCACAAAGTTTGGTATCCTGCGCGGTGAAGATAAAAGCTTTCGCGGTGTCAATGGTAGCCCTGACTATGTGCATCAAGCCTGTGATGCCTCACTGCAACGCCTGGGAACGGACTACATTGACCTCTACTACCAGCACCGTGTCGATCCCAATGTTCCGATTGAGGAAACCGTGGGTGCGATGGCAGAATTGGTGCAACAGGGCAAAGTCCGCTACATTGGCCTTTCTGAGGCGGCTCCCGCAACGATTCGACGTGCCCATCAGGTGCACCCCATTACCGCTTTACAGACGGAGTATTCCCTCTGGAGCCGCGACCCAGAAGACGAAATTCTGGCGACTATCCGTGAATTAGGGATTGGGTTTGTGGCCTATAGTCCTCTAGGTCGAGGGTTTCTCTCCGGACAGATTATGAGCTTGGATGATTTGGCAGCAGATGACTACCGCCGATATTCGCCCAGGTTCCAAGGTGAAAATTTTAACAAGAATCTCCAGCTTGTCCAGGCTGTGCAGGAGATTGCCACCGAGAAGGGGGTTACACCGGGACAACTAGCGATCACCTGGTTACTGGCTCAAGGGAACGATATCGTGCCGATTCCTGGAACCAAGCGCCGCACTTACCTGGAAGAGAATGTGGCGGCTGTGGAGATTACCTTAACTCAAGCTGAACTACAGCGTATAGACGAGGTAGCACCGAAGAGCATTGCAGCAGGCGATCGCTACCCTGACATGAGCAGCGTGAATCGTTAA
- the lepB gene encoding signal peptidase I has translation MHHQHNQDFNNHSQPNRNNLWLEGSKTVALSLVFAFGFHILVAESRYVASGSMLPTLEVNDRLVIDKLSYRWSNPERGDIIVFSPTEKLKQQNVRDTLIKRVIGLPGEKVEIKKGRVYINDGLLPEKYIAENLRYQWGPVNVPAKSYLVMGDNRDSSYDGRYWGFVPHDNIIGKAIVRFWSPDRLGQIDPVPLYPASQPSSSQ, from the coding sequence ATGCATCATCAGCACAACCAAGATTTTAACAATCATTCCCAGCCAAACCGCAACAATCTCTGGTTAGAGGGCAGCAAGACAGTGGCACTGAGTTTGGTGTTCGCTTTTGGGTTTCATATCCTTGTCGCTGAATCTCGCTATGTCGCCTCTGGGTCGATGCTTCCTACCCTAGAAGTTAATGACCGCCTGGTAATCGACAAATTGAGCTATCGTTGGTCAAACCCAGAACGAGGGGATATCATTGTATTTTCCCCCACTGAGAAGCTCAAGCAACAAAATGTCCGGGATACGCTAATCAAACGAGTTATTGGTTTACCAGGAGAGAAAGTCGAGATTAAAAAGGGACGAGTCTATATTAATGATGGACTCTTGCCAGAAAAGTATATTGCAGAGAATTTGAGGTATCAGTGGGGGCCTGTTAACGTGCCAGCCAAGTCTTATCTAGTGATGGGTGATAACCGCGATTCTAGCTATGACGGTCGTTACTGGGGATTTGTTCCCCATGACAATATTATTGGCAAAGCCATTGTCCGCTTTTGGTCTCCTGACCGCCTGGGGCAAATTGATCCAGTTCCGCTGTATCCAGCCTCCCAACCATCCTCCTCACAATAA
- a CDS encoding aminotransferase class V-fold PLP-dependent enzyme, translated as MTLEADIRDFLSDVGNNHQILKYLYNTTPESFVPFETPIYYSGPYWDQEEIVAIMKAILGGKWITSGEMVQKFEAKFSKRFNLKYSVMVNSGSSANLALVGAVKKYLEWQDGDEVILSVVGFPTTLAPLLQHNLKPVLIDIELDSLNFDLELIEEKITPRTKAIFLSPVLGNPPNMDQLLEICEKHGLELLLDNCDSLGSTWRGKYLNEYAIASSTSFYPAHHISTGEGGMVSSNIEEIVKIARSLAWWGRDCYCVGAANLLCNGSCGNRFDRWLPEYDGVVDHKYVFTNIGYNLKPLDLQGSIGLVQLEKFEEIETRRHESKKRLQAILEENVEGIKVPNQLPEAGTCWFGTPIVCPDRESKRVLVDYFETNKIQTRNYFAGNILMQPAYRHLDKAENYPNANVVLDRVFFIGAAPHYHEKIFEYIQERLKARLESQKLEKVLNPSC; from the coding sequence ATGACTCTAGAGGCAGACATTAGAGATTTTCTAAGTGATGTTGGTAACAATCATCAAATTCTCAAATACCTTTACAATACAACGCCGGAGAGCTTTGTTCCCTTTGAAACGCCCATCTACTACTCAGGCCCTTACTGGGATCAGGAAGAAATTGTAGCCATTATGAAGGCTATTTTAGGAGGGAAGTGGATTACCAGTGGAGAAATGGTTCAGAAGTTTGAAGCCAAATTCTCTAAAAGATTTAACCTGAAATACTCGGTCATGGTTAATTCAGGGAGTTCCGCTAACTTAGCCTTAGTGGGAGCTGTGAAAAAGTACCTGGAATGGCAAGACGGAGACGAAGTTATTTTGTCTGTCGTTGGGTTTCCCACCACTCTAGCTCCCCTCCTTCAACACAATCTCAAACCTGTCCTCATCGACATCGAATTAGATTCTCTAAACTTTGACTTAGAGCTAATTGAGGAAAAAATTACTCCACGCACTAAAGCAATTTTCTTATCTCCGGTTTTAGGTAACCCACCTAACATGGATCAGTTATTGGAAATTTGTGAAAAACATGGTCTTGAATTACTTCTCGACAATTGTGATAGCTTAGGCAGCACTTGGCGAGGTAAATACCTCAATGAATATGCCATCGCTTCCTCTACCTCATTCTACCCAGCACACCATATCAGTACTGGGGAAGGAGGCATGGTTTCATCCAACATCGAAGAAATTGTCAAAATTGCCCGCTCTTTAGCTTGGTGGGGGCGGGACTGTTATTGTGTGGGAGCCGCCAACTTATTATGCAATGGAAGCTGTGGAAACCGCTTTGATCGCTGGTTGCCTGAATATGATGGGGTGGTTGATCACAAGTATGTTTTCACTAATATCGGCTACAACCTGAAGCCATTAGACTTACAAGGCTCGATTGGCTTAGTGCAGTTAGAAAAGTTTGAAGAAATTGAAACAAGAAGGCATGAGAGTAAGAAGCGCTTGCAGGCCATTTTGGAAGAGAATGTCGAGGGAATTAAAGTTCCCAATCAATTGCCTGAAGCCGGAACCTGTTGGTTTGGCACCCCGATCGTTTGTCCAGATCGAGAATCCAAACGAGTGCTCGTAGATTACTTCGAGACGAACAAAATCCAAACCCGAAACTATTTTGCCGGAAATATTTTAATGCAACCCGCTTACCGACACTTAGACAAAGCGGAAAATTACCCAAATGCCAATGTGGTGTTGGATCGGGTGTTCTTTATCGGCGCAGCTCCCCACTATCACGAGAAAATCTTTGAATATATTCAAGAAAGACTCAAAGCCCGGTTGGAGAGTCAGAAATTAGAGAAGGTGTTGAATCCCTCGTGTTGA
- a CDS encoding glycosyltransferase — protein sequence MYKITFPIPVLPVDEKHVSIPTGLARDILTQHKYEPNLRLICPQVPEGTIMQDSYTISLDDYPGLSFRMLPWSGGMRSWPLHYLAVRAALIEEVRDASVWHTACGIDLWDVTTLSYEVGRLYSKGIRVFCLDSDPTSTLETSGGWSSLKAKLVDSQIQQRVTDADATLFLGVGVQKRYGHLARRSIANQAVWLQKEDVANEEDVKRKFHQSSDEPIRMILPVRLEAWKGADDVIQALINLGDQLPPYQLDIMGVGPYKEHLVSLARNHTDKIRFVDPVPYGPIFFERLRSYHMVFVPTRGLEEQRVAYDAAASGCVLLHSRTVTLETSLRDLEPRWSFEPANVSSLSSAIKSAIAERSRWPQAGLAGIGFMQGRTIDEMHRSRAEFIRSVRHSVYPNAKDLVASAT from the coding sequence ATGTACAAGATCACCTTTCCGATTCCGGTTCTTCCTGTTGACGAAAAACACGTATCTATTCCTACGGGGTTAGCGCGCGACATTCTCACGCAACACAAATACGAGCCAAATCTGCGACTCATCTGTCCGCAGGTTCCTGAGGGCACAATCATGCAGGATTCCTACACAATTTCCTTGGATGATTACCCAGGACTGTCGTTTCGCATGTTGCCTTGGAGTGGGGGAATGCGTAGTTGGCCGCTTCATTATCTAGCTGTAAGAGCAGCGTTAATTGAGGAAGTTCGTGATGCATCCGTCTGGCATACGGCCTGCGGCATTGATTTGTGGGATGTGACGACATTGAGTTACGAGGTCGGACGCCTCTACAGCAAGGGAATTCGAGTGTTTTGCTTGGACAGCGACCCAACGTCCACACTGGAAACAAGTGGGGGCTGGTCATCGCTCAAAGCTAAATTAGTAGACTCACAAATCCAGCAGCGCGTAACGGATGCTGATGCCACACTCTTCTTAGGCGTTGGAGTGCAAAAAAGGTATGGGCACTTGGCGCGTCGATCCATCGCCAATCAAGCCGTTTGGCTTCAAAAAGAAGACGTTGCCAATGAAGAGGACGTGAAGCGCAAATTCCACCAATCGTCTGATGAACCTATCCGGATGATTCTTCCCGTTCGACTTGAGGCATGGAAAGGTGCGGACGACGTCATTCAAGCGTTGATCAACCTCGGCGATCAGTTACCGCCGTACCAACTCGATATCATGGGTGTTGGTCCTTATAAAGAACACTTGGTCTCTCTAGCACGCAACCATACCGATAAGATTCGCTTTGTAGATCCCGTTCCCTACGGCCCTATCTTCTTTGAACGCTTGCGGTCTTATCACATGGTTTTCGTTCCAACTCGCGGCTTAGAAGAACAAAGAGTCGCTTATGATGCAGCCGCTTCGGGTTGCGTATTGCTTCATTCGCGCACGGTTACCCTGGAAACCTCGCTGCGTGATTTAGAGCCGCGCTGGAGTTTTGAACCCGCTAACGTTAGCAGCCTATCCAGTGCAATTAAGTCTGCGATCGCCGAGCGCTCGCGTTGGCCACAAGCCGGACTAGCCGGAATTGGATTCATGCAGGGCAGAACCATCGATGAGATGCACCGCTCTCGCGCTGAGTTCATCCGTTCTGTGAGACACTCAGTCTATCCCAACGCCAAAGATTTAGTAGCTAGTGCTACCTAG
- a CDS encoding class I SAM-dependent methyltransferase has protein sequence MTNATLNFKTAPAHQVLAAAGKKILRPGGRAATEQLFEWANFQPGETVLELASSFGYSAIALAKRFGVRVVGVEKNLDSVARARDNIRAAGVEGQVNIIEGDIFHLETIPGQFDYVFAEAILSMQSPVGKAKILQGIHHKLKPGGKFLSHELFIRNHEQEVHRTLSQVIRMNVTPLSLENWSKTCETAGLNVQQHQTGAMGLLNPVQMLRDEGVVDTARIVWNVLTKAPIRDRVLQMRHVFKHHQQDLGYISLCAIAD, from the coding sequence ATGACCAACGCTACCCTTAACTTCAAAACAGCACCCGCTCATCAAGTTTTAGCAGCGGCTGGTAAGAAGATTTTACGACCCGGTGGACGTGCTGCTACAGAACAGTTGTTTGAGTGGGCGAATTTCCAACCTGGAGAAACAGTACTGGAGCTAGCTTCCAGTTTTGGTTACAGTGCGATCGCATTGGCAAAACGGTTTGGCGTCCGTGTGGTTGGCGTTGAAAAAAATCTCGATAGTGTGGCACGCGCACGAGACAATATCCGTGCGGCTGGGGTAGAAGGACAGGTAAACATCATCGAAGGCGATATCTTTCACCTGGAAACGATTCCCGGACAGTTTGACTATGTATTTGCAGAAGCCATTCTGTCCATGCAATCTCCTGTGGGTAAAGCCAAAATTTTGCAGGGTATTCATCACAAACTCAAACCAGGGGGTAAGTTTCTTTCTCATGAATTGTTCATTCGCAACCATGAGCAAGAAGTTCATCGCACGCTGTCTCAGGTTATTCGGATGAATGTCACGCCTCTCTCGCTAGAGAACTGGAGTAAAACCTGTGAAACGGCTGGACTAAATGTGCAGCAGCATCAAACTGGAGCGATGGGATTATTGAATCCTGTGCAAATGCTGCGGGATGAAGGTGTTGTTGATACGGCTCGAATTGTATGGAATGTACTGACGAAAGCGCCTATTCGCGATCGCGTTCTACAAATGCGTCACGTCTTCAAGCACCATCAACAAGACTTGGGTTATATCTCGCTGTGCGCGATTGCTGATTAA
- a CDS encoding cupin domain-containing protein gives MTSTSQANSSCYFPLQERIEYPADGVLSKVLFKDKNCQYTLFCLAADTSISEHTSTRNAVINVIEGRGTLTLEGQEIPLEPGLFVVMKAHAPHALKAEQNLAFLLTLSESH, from the coding sequence ATGACTTCTACAAGTCAAGCCAATTCATCTTGTTATTTTCCACTCCAGGAACGAATTGAATATCCGGCAGATGGAGTGCTGAGTAAAGTTTTATTCAAGGACAAAAATTGCCAATACACTCTGTTTTGTTTAGCCGCTGACACGAGTATTTCTGAACACACCTCAACTCGTAATGCTGTTATCAACGTCATCGAAGGCCGGGGAACTCTGACTCTAGAAGGACAAGAGATTCCACTAGAACCGGGTCTTTTCGTTGTCATGAAAGCTCACGCCCCTCATGCTTTAAAAGCTGAGCAAAACTTAGCCTTTCTCCTAACGCTATCTGAAAGCCACTAA
- a CDS encoding plastoquinol terminal oxidase, producing MTTCNMAPRQEKLAKIYLKANPVEISQETEENLEMIRLLVNFLVLILNIFYHDRIYPRFFVLETVARVPYFAYTSVLHLYETMGWWRKADWIRIHFAEAWNELHHLLISEEMGGNQFWIDRFVARTGAFVYYWIIVLVYMVAPRSAYRFMQLVEEHAYHTYDTYLQEHGDELKTQPAPQVAIQYYCCGDLYLFDEFQTSRPPEERRPKIDNLYDVFVAIRDDEMEHVKTMIACQRNDAQSTFKSPHSPDRVALSESTKVAIEAHTDDFKQEAVEQELVKMP from the coding sequence ATGACTACTTGCAACATGGCACCACGACAAGAGAAGCTTGCCAAAATCTACCTGAAAGCAAATCCTGTCGAAATTTCTCAAGAGACAGAGGAGAACCTAGAAATGATTCGACTGCTTGTAAACTTTTTAGTGTTAATTTTGAATATTTTTTATCACGATCGCATTTATCCCCGGTTCTTTGTTCTAGAAACCGTAGCGCGGGTTCCCTACTTTGCTTATACTTCAGTTCTTCATCTCTATGAAACAATGGGTTGGTGGCGTAAAGCTGACTGGATAAGGATTCACTTTGCCGAAGCTTGGAACGAGCTACACCACTTGCTGATTAGTGAGGAAATGGGTGGTAATCAATTCTGGATTGACCGCTTTGTTGCTCGTACCGGAGCCTTTGTCTACTACTGGATTATTGTGTTGGTGTACATGGTCGCACCACGCTCTGCTTATCGCTTCATGCAACTGGTCGAAGAACATGCCTACCATACCTATGACACCTATCTTCAAGAGCATGGGGATGAACTGAAAACGCAACCAGCACCACAAGTCGCCATTCAATATTACTGCTGCGGCGACCTCTATCTGTTTGATGAATTCCAGACGAGCCGCCCACCAGAGGAGCGTCGTCCGAAGATTGATAACCTCTATGATGTGTTTGTTGCCATCCGCGATGATGAAATGGAACATGTTAAAACAATGATTGCTTGCCAAAGAAACGATGCTCAATCGACCTTCAAGAGTCCTCACAGCCCTGATCGTGTAGCTCTGTCTGAAAGCACTAAAGTGGCAATTGAGGCCCATACCGATGACTTCAAGCAAGAGGCTGTTGAGCAAGAGCTAGTAAAAATGCCGTAA
- a CDS encoding YwiC-like family protein, with protein MTQPAINAVTENLSSARSLTQPKSLAWYRPTLSHEHGVYVVLLVSFLTGAALAQAWKLATTLALVCAFFGFQAEHPIVVQIKQRRSLKPRFLVWGGLYSAVSLAIAFWLYLSFPILLWLYLGAVTALVVDAVSVLHREQKSIFNEFITFAAVCLCAPLAYAATTGTISATAMGLWVLNTLYFSSTIFTVKLRKPKRSSIVPGVVYHAIAIFIITPLYYFGWLPLIAALAFGLALLKFGLIAWNQEWYRTAKIQWVAMLETGTAFCFLTLVALSILPAHLTTF; from the coding sequence ATGACTCAGCCAGCCATCAATGCAGTAACCGAAAATCTTTCATCTGCTAGAAGTCTTACTCAACCCAAATCTCTGGCGTGGTATAGACCGACCCTTTCTCACGAACATGGGGTTTATGTAGTGTTGTTGGTATCTTTCCTGACTGGAGCCGCATTAGCGCAAGCTTGGAAACTGGCAACTACATTGGCTTTGGTGTGTGCGTTCTTTGGCTTTCAGGCTGAGCATCCCATTGTCGTTCAAATCAAGCAACGGCGGAGTCTCAAGCCTCGTTTTTTAGTGTGGGGTGGCTTGTACTCGGCTGTGTCACTTGCGATCGCATTTTGGCTCTATCTCAGTTTCCCGATACTTTTGTGGCTCTACTTAGGAGCAGTTACAGCACTGGTTGTCGATGCGGTTTCCGTTCTCCACCGCGAACAAAAATCCATTTTCAATGAGTTCATTACCTTTGCAGCGGTTTGCCTTTGCGCTCCTCTCGCCTACGCGGCTACCACTGGCACCATTTCAGCTACGGCAATGGGGTTGTGGGTACTCAACACGCTCTACTTTTCCAGCACCATTTTTACCGTCAAGTTGCGTAAGCCGAAAAGGAGTTCCATCGTTCCGGGAGTGGTTTATCATGCGATCGCAATTTTCATTATTACCCCTCTCTATTACTTTGGTTGGCTACCTTTAATCGCGGCTTTGGCATTTGGATTAGCGCTGCTTAAATTTGGCCTTATTGCCTGGAATCAGGAGTGGTATCGCACTGCAAAAATTCAATGGGTAGCGATGCTCGAAACGGGAACGGCTTTCTGTTTCCTCACCCTTGTTGCTCTTTCAATTCTGCCAGCTCACTTAACCACATTTTAG